One segment of Polyodon spathula isolate WHYD16114869_AA chromosome 20, ASM1765450v1, whole genome shotgun sequence DNA contains the following:
- the LOC121295419 gene encoding magnesium transporter NIPA2-like: MNALSLANRNDFYIGLGLAIISSVFIGGSFILKKKGLLRLASKGSMRAGQGGHAYLKEWLWWAGLLSMGVGEAANFAAYAFAPATLVTPLGALSVLVSAVLSSYFLNERLNVHGKIGCVLCILGSSVMVIHAPQEEEVISLNAMAGKLKDPGFIVFAASVVVSSLILIFVAGPRYGQKNVLVYVLICSVIGSLSVSCVKGLGIGIKELVMGESVLKNPLFWVLLICLVACISTQINYLNKALDIFNTSIVTPIYYVFFTTAVMSCSAILFKEWNRMGADNIVGTFSGFLTIILGIFLLHAFKDISFTWDTLPLFLRGQRGGPWGQPYVALPSQEAEGQQAGQGSQQSIFS; the protein is encoded by the exons ATGAATGCTCTTAGTCTAGCCAACCGCAATGATTTCTACATCGGCCTAGGACTTGCAATCATTTCAAGTGTCTTTATTGGGGGAAGCTTCATTCTAAAGAAGAAAGGTCTTTTGCGACTAGCCAGCAAGGGTTCAATGCGAGCAG GTCAAGGTGGACATGCTTACCTCAAAGAATGGTTGTGGTGGGCTGGGCTGCTTTCAA TGGGGGTGGGCGAAGCTGCCAATTTTGCTGCATATGCCTTTGCGCCGGCAACGCTGGTAACACCATTGGGAGCCCTGAGTGTACTGGTGAG TGCTGTGCTATCCTCCTACTTCCTGAACGAGCGTCTCAATGTCCATGGGAAGATCGGCTGTGTGCTGTGCATCCTGGGCTCCAGCGTCATGGTAATCCACGCACCCCAGGAAGAGGAGGTCATCTCGCTCAACGCCATGGCAGGGAAACTTAAGGATCCTG GCTTTATTGTCTTTGCTGCGAGTGTGGTGGTCAGCAGCCTGATTCTGATCTTCGTGGCAGGGCCTCGCTATGGCCAGAAGAACGTGCTGGTCTATGTGCTGatctgctctgtgattggctcCCTCTCGGTGTCCTGTGTCAAGGGCCTGGGTATTGGCATCAAGGAGCTGGTGATGGGGGAAAGCGTGCTGAAGAACCCCCTTTTCTGGGTCCTGCTGATCTGCCTGGTAGCCTGCATCAGCACACAGATCAATTACCTGAACAAGGCCCTGGACATCTTCAACACATCCATTGTGACGCCCATCTACTACGTCTTCTTCACCACTGCTGTCATGTCCTGCTCCGCTATCCTCTTCAAGGAGTGGAACAGAATGGGGGCTGATAACATTGTGGGCACCTTCAGTGGCTTTCTCACCATCATTCTGGGCATCTTTCTCCTCCACGCCTTCAAGGACATCAGCTTCACCTGGGACACCCTGCCCCTCTTCCTCAGGGGACAGAGAGGAGGGCCTTGGGGGCAGCCCTATGTGGCGCTGCCCAGCCAGGAGGCCGAGGGACAGCAGGCAGGGCAGGGGAGCCAGCAAAGTATATTCTCCTGA
- the LOC121295420 gene encoding mitochondrial import inner membrane translocase subunit Tim8 A, with amino-acid sequence MDTQGVTADPQLQQFIEVESQKERFQQLVHQMTDVCWEKCMDKPGPKLDSRTETCFVNCVERFIDTSQFILNRLEQTQRGRGSLSESMSD; translated from the exons ATGGACACGCAAGGAGTGACTGCAGACCCTCAACTCCAGCAGTTTATCGAGGTGGAGTCCCAGAAAGAGAGGTTTCAGCAACTCGTGCACCAAATGACAGACGTCTGTTGG GAGAAGTGTATGGACAAACCTGGACCCAAGCTGGACTCCCGGACAGAGACGTGCTTCGTAAACTGTGTGGAGCGGTTCATTGACACAAGCCAGTTCATTCTGAACCGACTGGAGCAGACGCAGAGGGGCAGGGGGTCTTTATCGGAGAGCATGTCTGATTAA
- the LOC121295222 gene encoding tyrosine-protein kinase BTK-like produces the protein MSTSILEEKFFKRSQQKKKTSPLNYKERLFVLTADKISYYDYEKGKRKGLKGSVDIDKIKCVETVVPEENCSSDKMFPFQVVYDEGPLYIFAKTDDIRKQWIHTLKHVVRHNKDLAQKFHPCFWVDGQWLCCHQEIKQAIGCRVIEAKTEFSVYRRKSRKPLPPTPKEDEACVRQEKASRPIPPQPTPSPAPPPSSEKKVTAMYDYTPMNPQDLPLTNGEEYTILEMTDTNWWKARDRHGQEGYIPTNYVVEAGNQLEKYEWFCKNMNRSQAENLLKKENKEGAYLVRDSSKAGKYIVSVFSKATGEARGNCKHYNICTTHDGQFYVAEKHCFGTIPELIHYHQHNCAGMVSRLRHVAALEERHAPSTAGLGHGVWEIDPRDLTFLRELGNGQFGVVKHGKWQDKLDVAIKMIKEGSMSEDDFIEEAKVMMKLCHPHLVQLYGVCTKQRPIYIVTEFLSNGCLLSYLKETLKRPQPIQLLEMCKDVSEGMAYLESQQYIHRDLAARNCLVDDNGTVKVTDFGLSRYVLDDEYTSSAGTKFPIRWSPPEVLLYCKFSSKSDIWAYGVLMWEIYSLGKMPFERFNNTEIIDKLLSGYRLYRPQQANERVYRIMQDCWHEKAEDRPTFEVLVSYIQDLLYELQEE, from the exons ATGAGTACTTCCATACTGGAAGAAAAGTTCTTCAAACGATCCCAGCAAAAGAAGAAAACATCGCCACTGAACTATAAGGAAAGGCTGTTTGTTCTGACAGCTGACAAGATCTCCTATTATGACTATGAGAAAGGG aaaagGAAAGGTCTGAAGGGGTCAGTGGATATTGACAAAATCAAATGTGTAGAAACCGTGGTGCCAGAGGAGAACTGCTCCTCTGACAAAATGTTTCCTTTCCAG GTTGTCTATGATGAAGGCCCACTCTATATTTTTGCCAAAACGGATGATATTCGAAAGCAATGGATCCATACGTTGAAACATG TTGTGAGACACAATAAAGACCTGGCTCAGAAATTTCACCCATGCTTCTGGGTAGATGGCCAGTGGCTGTGCTGTcatcaagaaataaaacaagccaTTGGGTGCAGAGTGATTGAGGCCAAAACCG AATTCTCAGTATATCGTCGGAAATCAAGGAAGCCTCTACCCCCAACTCCAAAGGAAGATGAGGCATGCGTCAGACAG GAGAAGGCATCAAGGCCCATCCCTCCACAGCCCACCCCCTCTCCTGCACCGCCCCCCTCTTCGGAAAAGAAGGTGACAGCGATGTACGATTATACTCCCATGAACCCACAGGACTTGCCGCTGACCAACGGGGAGGAGTACACCATACTGGAAATGACCGACACTAACTGGTGGAAGGCCAGAGACAGACACGG gcAAGAAGGTTACATACCTACTAACTATGTGGTAGAAGCTGGAAATCAGCTTGAAAAGTATGA ATGGTTTTGCAAAAACATGAACAGGAGTCAGGCAGAAAACCTTCTGAAAAAAGAG AACAAAGAAGGTGCATATTTAGTCCGAGATTCCAGTAAAGCTGGGAAATACattgtctctgtgttcagtaaagCTACTGG GGAGGCTAGGGGGAATTGCAAACATTATAACATTTGCACCACGCATGACGGACAGTTTTACGTGGCAGAGAAGCACTGCTTTGGTACCATCCCCGAACTGATCCACTACCATCAACACAACTGCGCAG gGATGGTAAGCAGACTGAGGCATGTTGCAGCACTTGAAGAGCGCCATGCGCCCTCTACAGCTGGATTAGGACATG GGGTATGGGAGATTGACCCACGTGATCTCACCTTCTTAAGAGAGCTCGGCAACGGGCAGTTTGGAGTGGTGAAGCATGGGAAGTGGCAAGACAAGCTTGACGTGGCCATCAAGATGATCAAAGAAGGCTCCATGTCAGAGGATGATTTCATTGAGGAAGCTAAGGTCATGAT GAAGCTCTGTCACCCCCATCTGGTCCAGCTGTACGGTGTTTGCACGAAGCAGAGGCCCATCTACATTGTGACTGAGTTCCTCTCAAACGGATGCCTGCTCTCCTACCTGAAGGAGACCCTCAAGCGTCCTCAACCCATACAACTGCTGGAGATGTGCAAGGACGTCAGCGAGGGGATGGCCTACCTCGAGTCCCAGCAGTACATACACAGGGACCTG GCTGCCAGAAACTGCTTGGTGGATGACAATGGGACTGTCAAGGTGACTGACTTTGGTCTGTCCAG GTATGTCCTGGATGACGAGTACACCAGCTCGGCTGGGACAAAGTTTCCTATCCGCTGGTCACCTCCTGAGGTCCTTCTCTACTGCAAATTCAGCAGCAAATCGGACATCTGGGCTTATG GGGTCCTGATGTGGGAGATCTACAGCCTGGGGAAGATGCCCTTCGAGCGCTTCAACAACACAGAAATCATTGATAAACTCCTATCTGGCTATCGCCTGTACCGCCCCCAGCAGGCCAATGAGAGGGTCTACAGAATCATGCAAGACTGCTGGCATGAG AAAGCTGAGGATAGGCCTACCTTCGAGGTGCTTGTCTCCTACATCCAGGATCTCCTGTATGAGCTCCAGGAGGAGTGA
- the LOC121295540 gene encoding 60S ribosomal protein L36a produces the protein MVNVPKTRRTYCRKCKKHQPHKVTQYKKGKDSLYAQGKRRYDRKQSGYGGQTKPIFRKKAKTTKKIVLRLECVEPNCRSKRMLAIKRCKHFELGGDKKRKGQVIQF, from the exons ATG gtgaACGTGCCAAAGACCCGCAGGACCTACTGCAGGAAGTGCAAGAAGCACCAGCCCCACAAAGTTACCCAGTACAAGAAGGGAAAGGACTCTTTGTACGCACAGG GTAAGAGGCGTTACGACAGGAAGCAGAGCGGTTATGGTGGCCAGACGAAGCCAATCTTCCGTAAAAAG GCTAAGACCACAAAAAAGATTGTGCTAAGGTTGGAGTGTGTGGAGCCCAACTGCAGGTCCAAGAGAATGCTGGCTATCAAGAGATGCAAGCACTTTGAACTGGGAGGAGACAAAAAGAGAAAG